The stretch of DNA GCCGCCGCCGATGCACAGGCTCGCGATGCCGCGCCTGCCGCCCTTGGTGCGCAGGGCGTGGATCAGGGTCGCAATGATCCGCGAGCCGGTGGAGCCGATGGGATGGCCCTGGGCGCAGGCGCCGCCGAAGACGTTGACCTTGTCGTGGGGCAGGCCCAGGTCGTCCATGGCCATCAGGGTGACCACCGCGAAGGCCTCGTTGATCTCGAAGAGGTCGACGTCGTTCACGCCCCAGTCGAGCTTCTTCATCAGCTTCTCGATGGCGCCCACCGGGGCGATGGTGAACTCGCTGGGATGGCGCGAGTGGGTGCTGTGGCCGAGCATCCGGGCGATGGGCCGGGCGCCGAGCCGGTCGGCCGCCGCCTGGCTGGACAGGATCAGCGCCGAGGCGCCGTCGGAGATCGAGCTGGAGTTGGCCGCGGTGATGGTGCCGTCCTTGGCGAAGGCCGGACGCAGCGAGCGGATCTTGTCGAGCTTGGCCTGGAAGGGCTGCTCGTCATGGTCCACCACGCTCTCGCCCTGGCGGCTGGTGACGGTGACCGGCGCCATCTCGGCATCCAGGTGGCCGGCCCTGGTCGCTTCCATGGCCCGTTCCAGGGAGGCGATGGCGAAGTCGTCCAGGCGCTCTCGGCCGTAGTCGCGCTGGCTGGCGACCTCCTGGGCGAAGACGCCCATCAGCTTGCCGGTCTCGGCGTCCTCGAGGCCGTCCAGGAACATGTGATCCTTCAGTTCCCCGTGGCCCAGGCGGTAGCCGGTGCGGGCCCTGGTGAGTACGTGGGGCGCGTTGGACATGGACTCCATGCCCCCGGCCAGCATCACCTCGCCGGTGCCGGCGCGGATCAGGTCGTGGGCCAGCATGGTGGCCTTCATGCCCGAGCCGCACAGCTTGTTGATGGTGGTGGCGCCGATGGCATCGGGGATGCCGGCCTGGCGCATGGCCTGGCGGGCCGGTCCCTGCTTGACGCCGGCGGGCAGCACGCAGCCCATGATGCCCTCGTCGATGCAGTCGGCATCGATGCCGGCACGCTGGATGGCGGCGCGGATGGCCGTGGCGCCGAGCTCCGGCGCGGAGAGGCTGGAGAGACTGCCGAGCATGCCCCCCATGGGCGTGCGGGTGGCAGACAGGAAGACGATATCGGTGGACTGGCTCATGGCGTGTGCTCCCGAGGTGCGCCGGCGTTGGCCGGTCGTGGTGGAGGTTGTCGTTGTCGGGGTCCCGTCGCGCGTTGACCCGGCGTCGGGGCTGTGGTCTTCTCAGGGTCAACCAAGCAAGCGCTAGTGTAAATCTCGATGAATGTAATGAATGACTCCCCGCGCCGCAAGGAGTTGACCCGCCAGGCCGCCCAGTTGTTCGTCCAGGAAGGCTTCGACCGGACCACGGTGCGCATGCTGGCCCAGGAGATGGGCATCAAGTCCGGCAGTCTCTTCCATCACTTTCGTGACAAACAGGAGATCCTTGCGGCGGTGATCGAGGAGGGCACCCAGAACGCGCTGGTCATGGCGAAGGCCGCCCTCGAGGCGTGTGACCACACCGCCGAGGCGAGGTTGCAGGCCATGGCGCGCGCGCACCTGCAGACCCTGCTCACCGACCGCAACGCCCATGTCGTCGCCCTCTACGAATGGCGCCGCCTCGATCCCGGCGCGCGGGACCACCTGAGTCACCTGCGCGATGCCTACGAGTCGCTCTGGGAGCAGGTCATCGACGAGGCGCTGGAGGCGGGCCTGATCCACGGCGACCGCTTCCTGGTCTCCCGCTTCGTCATGGGGGCGCTGAACTGGACGGTGCGCTGGTACGACCCCGCCGGTCCCCGCTCCACGGACGACCTGGCCCACGAGCTGGTCGCCATGATCACCCACGGGGCGGCCTGATCGCCCCGCTCACGGCCCGTCACGCTCGACCATCGTCTAGTCCCCTCTTGTCCCTCAGGGGTTGCCCCCTTCCTCGTGAGCCACTAGCTTGTACCGAGCGCTTGCTAGGTTGACGCTTACGTCAACTGCATATAACCAGAAGGTGAGCGTGCACGCCAGCATCAGCGACCGCCGATTTCCATGGCCGCCACCGTTTGCCGATACCGTTTGCCGATACAACAAGCACAAACCGCGAGAGGGCAGTACATGAGCACCCTTCCCGACTATCAGACCTATCTCGAGTCCTTTTCCATCGATGACGTCATCGCGCGCCTCGATGACCACCGCGATGGCAAGGCCAATGCCTACGAGTCCTGCTGCGGACGCCATGTGCGTGCCGGCCGGGGAGACGTCCTGGCGCTGGTTCACGAGGACGCCAAGGGCGAGGTCAACACCCTGACCTACGCCGAGCTGGATGCCGAGAGCGCAAGGCTCGCCGGCTGGTTTGCCGAGCGCGGCCTGGGCGAGGGGGATCGCATCGCCTGCATGCTGCCGCGCACGCCGCAACTGCTGGTGGCGGTACTGGCCACCTGGCGCATCGGCGCGGTCTACCAGCCGCTGTTCACCGCCTTCGGTCCGGATGCCGTGGACTACCGCCTGGGTCGGGCGGATACCAAGCTCGTGATCACCGATCACGCCAACCGTTTCAAGTTCGACGGCCT from Halomonas aestuarii encodes:
- a CDS encoding acetyl-CoA C-acyltransferase: MSQSTDIVFLSATRTPMGGMLGSLSSLSAPELGATAIRAAIQRAGIDADCIDEGIMGCVLPAGVKQGPARQAMRQAGIPDAIGATTINKLCGSGMKATMLAHDLIRAGTGEVMLAGGMESMSNAPHVLTRARTGYRLGHGELKDHMFLDGLEDAETGKLMGVFAQEVASQRDYGRERLDDFAIASLERAMEATRAGHLDAEMAPVTVTSRQGESVVDHDEQPFQAKLDKIRSLRPAFAKDGTITAANSSSISDGASALILSSQAAADRLGARPIARMLGHSTHSRHPSEFTIAPVGAIEKLMKKLDWGVNDVDLFEINEAFAVVTLMAMDDLGLPHDKVNVFGGACAQGHPIGSTGSRIIATLIHALRTKGGRRGIASLCIGGGEATAVAVELVD
- a CDS encoding TetR/AcrR family transcriptional regulator, whose product is MNDSPRRKELTRQAAQLFVQEGFDRTTVRMLAQEMGIKSGSLFHHFRDKQEILAAVIEEGTQNALVMAKAALEACDHTAEARLQAMARAHLQTLLTDRNAHVVALYEWRRLDPGARDHLSHLRDAYESLWEQVIDEALEAGLIHGDRFLVSRFVMGALNWTVRWYDPAGPRSTDDLAHELVAMITHGAA